TGGCAATTGTATAACCTGTCATTTAGATATTCAGTTTACATGTATAATCTGAATAGAATGAAAGAGTAAATAGAATGTTCCCATCCTTTCTTCAATATCATTTACAAAATGAGGGCTTGGATTTTGACTTTAGAATAAACAAACTCAAGTTTCCTTTgataagaatttaataaataaagaaaaatgcatttttttttttgcttttttgttttcagggccacacctgcctcatatggaagttccaaggccaggaactgaatcagagctacagctgctggcctataccacaaccagagcaatgcaggatctgagccacatctgcaacctacatcacagctcaccacagcacctgatccttaacccactgagcagggattgaaccctcatcctcatggatattagttgggtgcattacactgaaccacaatgggaaatccacaAAATGCATATTTAATAACATGAACTGGTAaacatattttgtaaattttaataaaaagtaaagatgaaatgtaatttttattaataatttctaaatattataaATGTGATAGGTataagaaggaatgaataaataagtaataaataaataaataaataaataaataaggcaatcATCTCTTAGGTACTGATGACCTTGGAGCTGAACTGTTTAACATATCTTTTCATAATACTACTgacaaaatatttgtgaattaatTCAATAAGTTTTGtaactaaagcaaaaataagagtCTTTTGAAATGACCAAAGATGAATTGTGCAAGGGTGAGATGGCATCTTAGTCACAGAGAATTATTTCATGCTGACACCAGGTCTGCATCCGTAATTCTTAACCTTTCTCGAAAATTCATGGATAAAGACAAGCGTCTCATGATTTCCACTCTGACAATCTCCCACGCACAGTCactgtatttcttctctttcaggtAGAGATGGATTCCCTCAAAGTACCTCTTCACGGCCATTTCCAGGGCAGATGCCTGCTCTCTCCTCACCTGCACCAAGCAGGACTCCAGGTCTTCCAGCTGCTGATGGAGTCCAGAGCAGAGCTTGTCCAGGAGGGTGGAGTCCCAGGCAGCAGAGGAGCGCTCcgtgtggaggaggaggaaggtctGCTGGAGCATCTCATGGAGGACAGAGATGGCCTGGGTCTTCTGCAGCTGGCTGCCTTCCACCATCTCCTGGGGGAACCCAAAGTCTTTTCTGTCCTTCAGACAGAAGGAAGGGGAGATTCTCCTCATCTGACGCAGAAGCACCAGGTTCTTCCTGCTGACATGCATGTGGTTCTGAGACAGGTCACAGCCCAGAGATGCCCCAGGGCCATTGCTGAACAACACCAGGGCCGTCAATAGAGAGAGCACGAAGGCCATGGGGAAAATGAGGGTGCAACTGGCCTGGCTGAGACCTTGCAGGTAGGTTCTCTGATGACATTCTCCCTAAGCATGGCTTTTAAATAAGGAACAGTttccattttctgaaaatttctctGTACTTTCACttccactttgtttttttcatttagataTTTTCTGTTTGACCTGAGAATATGTAATCACTCTAAACTCCTGATTTTTacaataaaagtttaattttccCCATTAACTTTGGATGTGTCAGTCCAAATGGATATCAATTAAATGAGAATTAAAGGCTGAAGTATGTAAAGATTCATAGACTTACACATACTTATGtacttatgtatataaatattgcTCGTCTCTGTGTTAGGAGCACAATTAGTCCTTGATTCTGGACTATGTTTCTCACCATTCTTACCTTATACATAGGAAGTCAGGGTTCCTCAGCCCTATTaagtttctgtattttattacataattACCAGACCATGCATGGTATATAAACTATACAGAAccaaagactgtttttttttactgtttcattCAGAGCAGAGGCTTTTGATTATAAGTGAATGAGCTTCTCaagtgtttctcttctttctaggaTACTTTCATTCAGGTTTCTGAGGTTATGCTTCATCTGAGCCACAAGGTCAGGACTAATAAACTAGACACCACCCtttctttccatcattttcttaCCAGACCTCTAGTACTCCTCAGGTTGTCCCAGTACACTTGGTAGGAATCCTGGTTCTTTTCTGGTGCATGTAGGTGTGAAGACTCTAATCCCAAGATAATTACTTGTATTTTCCAAGTAACATATTACTCATGAGGTAGTTATCACCTTTAGGAGCACTTTCCCCCTGGAGTGACAGAGTGTCCTCAACCCAAACTCTCTGGGACTCCCTCCCTGAGGGCAGGCTCGCCACATCCCACATTCAGAATTCTCCTACTGTGGAGGGGCATGGTTCTTTATTGGCAAAATATTTGTCTTCCAAGATCCCCACGTTTGCCCCTGGAGTGTTTGCCTGAAGGACCTGGTCCTCAGTGGTGACCTTCTCCTCTCCTGACCTATGTCCCCTGGTATCAAATATGTCAGTAGCCCTCAGATGCCAAGAGCAAAAGTTTGTTTTGTCTAAGTAGGTGAAGGAATTATCCAAGTGTAAACATGTCACCTTTagtagataatttttattttgcctatACAGCTTTTATTGTCAACCCTTTTAGTTAAACCATTGAACAGTTGCTATGCTCAGAATTTCTGAGCTGGTTGTAGGGAATTCAGTGTTGATGCTGCCTCTGATTAGAAGCTTACATTACAGAAACTACGGGACCTTCAGTTGTTCATTCAGTCTGTGTGTTTCTGttgggcttgtttgtttgtcCATCTCTGTTTCATGCTCATAATGCAAGGCAGTGAAGCCCAGGCTATTATGTCACGGAGAAGTTGCCTTGTTTCCTTTACTTATTCAtgatgtttcattttaaatttaaataactatttaaaaattttaagaacttaTTTTTTACGTAGTGGTTTACTGGGCAAAGATTATCTCATTCCTCCTGCATTACTTTCTGTTTCATCCTGAGGTCATTACGAAGGGAAGTAAAAGAATGGCAAAGGTGCTTCACCTTATTTTTTACGATTTTCAAgacttgagttttttttgtttcacATTTCAGCTTTCCTAGAAAGCAAAACTTGACGATTGgttatgaacaaaaataaaacgtGATTCTCAATGtcatgaaagtgaaaaacaagaaatgaCTTTGCTGATAAAATGACAAAGTGTTAAGTTAGCAAAATTCAATACAGCGAAATTGAGGACTGGGGCTATGGAAGTGGGGAAGGATGAAAGCCAACAGTGAATTACACAAAATCAAGAAATGACTGTTTCTGCCAGAGGTTCAAAGAAGGGTGCCTAATGGGTCAATGGCCTGCCTTCAGCTTTTCAAGATGAaccacttcatttttctttcatttaatcctcatgtcaTCAGCTCTGATGATAGAAGGGACGAATCACACGAACCAACTCTCAGGAGACTGGCAACCAGAACCCCAGTTGCTGGAACACTAACTGCTCTCTGGCAGGATCATGGAAATTAACCCTTACCTGAGATCTATCTAATTGATAAATCCACTCAGGCAATAAAAAGATTGCCTTGAGAAATCTAGAATTAAGAGAAAGGGAATTGGATGATCTTAAAAGATTTTCCTCTTCATCTGGAGGATAATAATgatggtatttttaaatgataacacCAAAATTGGCTATATGCCAACCATGAACCAGCTACTATTCTAAGATGTCTGACGTGATTAATTCAATCTTCTCGATAACCCTATTTGGGTTACACTCTTATGCAAGTGTTTGGAGAGAAAATCTGgagaaaaattattctaaagGTATCAAAGAACCAAGGTCACAATGTTAAGACTTGGAAAATGGCTTGTctgttaaaaaaaagtgaaagatagAATGGGACATGGGATTTAATAACCTAACCAAGGAGTAGGCACAACATGAAGTCAATGGAGCTGGGAGGGTAAGATTGTGgtaagggccctcccagaacaaagggaaggcaagtGGCATAACCAGCATCTGTGTGCACATGCATAACTCTGTGGCAACAAGACATAAACAGTATCCATGTGCAACTTTGTAACATAGACCATCCAACCAGCATTTACAGAATTATGTTATCTTGTAAGGGGGACAAAGGGGCCAAaatgtaaaagggaaaataacGGAGGGTATATAAGACAGTGCCCCGTTGCAtttggggctcagcctttggatatgaatcctcTGAGCCATTGCCAGGACAAATAAACGCTGCTTCCTGGCAAACAGCCTCGGTGTCCTGTCTC
The nucleotide sequence above comes from Phacochoerus africanus isolate WHEZ1 chromosome 2, ROS_Pafr_v1, whole genome shotgun sequence. Encoded proteins:
- the LOC125119949 gene encoding interferon omega-1-like codes for the protein MAFVLSLLTALVLFSNGPGASLGCDLSQNHMHVSRKNLVLLRQMRRISPSFCLKDRKDFGFPQEMVEGSQLQKTQAISVLHEMLQQTFLLLHTERSSAAWDSTLLDKLCSGLHQQLEDLESCLVQVRREQASALEMAVKRYFEGIHLYLKEKKYSDCAWEIVRVEIMRRLSLSMNFRERLRITDADLVSA